Sequence from the Streptomyces peucetius genome:
GCCGATCCAGCCGGCGCCGATGACCCCTACGCGCACAGTCATGGGCCTTTCCTTTCTACGGCTCCGGGCCGGCGTCGGCCCGGGAGCAAGGGGGAGGTGAGGGGAGGTGAGGGCGAGGGAGGAGAAGCCCTGTTCGGGCCGTCCGCGCCACCCGGTGCGGGTTTCAGGAGTAGCGATGACGCAGTTCCGTCTCGAGGTTCTCCAGCGTGCGGCCGCGCGTCTCGGGGACGTACAGCTTCACGAAGGCGAGGGACAGGACGCCCGCCGCCACGAACAGGAAGAACGTGGCGGAGATGCCGATGCCCGAGACCAGCGAGGGGAAGACCAGGCCGATCGCGAAGTTGGTCAGCCACAGCACCACGGCCGCGACCCCCATCCCGAAGGCACGCATCCGCATCGGGAAGATCTCCGACAGCATCAGCCAGGTGACCGGCGAGATCGCGCCCTGCTGGAAGGCGAGGAACGTGACCGTCATGGCGAGCACGGCGTAGGCGCGGCCGTCGCCCGAGGGCAACGTCAGAGAGAAGATGCCGATCATGAGCAGGGCGCTGGTCGTGCCGATCTGGCCGCTCATCAGCATCGGCCGCCGGTTGACCCGGCCGAGCAGCCAGATGCCGACGAACGTGGCGAGAACCGAGATCACGCCGTTGGCGATGTTCGCCGTGAGCGCGCTGTCCGCGGCGAATCCGGCGTCGGTGAGGATCTGCGTGCCGTAGTACATGATCGTGTTGACGCCGGTGATCTGCTGCACGATCGCGATGCCGAAGCCGGTGAACATCAGCCTGCGCACCCACGGCGTGGACCGCATGTCCTTCCAGCCGCCGAGCTTCTCCCGCTCGTCCTTGACGGCGAGCGCGGTGACCTCGCTCAGCTCGGCCTCCGCCCGTGCCTGCGACCTGACCTGCTTGAGCACCTCGAAGGCCTCGTTGAAGCGACTCTTGGAGGCAAGCCAGCGCGGGCTCTCCGGCATGACCAGCATGCCGAACCAGAGCACCACCGCCGGGATCGTGGCGATCACGAGCATCCAGCGCCAGACGCCGGCGGACTCGCCGCCCACGTTCGCGATGATCGCGTTCGACGTGAACGCCAGCAGCTGCCCGCTGACGATCATGAGTTCGTTACGGGTGACCAGCGCGCCGCGCCGCTCGGCGGGCGAGATCTCCGCGAGGTAGACGGGCACCGTCACCGACGCGCCGCCGACGGCGAGCCCGAGCACGAAGCGTGCCACCACCATCACCGCGGTGGTCGGGGCGAGGGTGCAGCCGAGCGCGCCGACGAAGAACAGCACGGCCAGCAGGAGGATGTTGCGCCGCCTGCCGCGGGCGTCCGAGAGCCGGCCGCCCACGACCGCCCCGAGCGCGGCGCCGAGCAGCAGGGAACTGGTGACCATGCCCTCCGTGACGGGGGTCAGGCCCAGATCGTCGGTCATGTACGGCAGCGCGCCGTTGATCACTCCGGTGTCGTAGCCGAAGAGCAGCCCGCCGAAAGTGGCGACGACGGTGATGAGCCGCACACGCCGCGAGACCGCGCGCGGTGCGTCGTCGATGAGCAGGGAGGGTGCCGGCGGTTCCACAGTCGCGTCGTCCCTGACGTCCATGGCCGCCTCCTACCGGTGGTTGTTCGGGCGTCGGGTTCCGGTCAGGCCGCAGCCGGCCAGGTGCTCGCGCGTCCGTACGGCGATGGGGAGCGGCACGTCGGGAGCGCACGGGTACAGGTCCTGCTCGACGATCACGAACAGCTCGGCGTCCAGCCGGGACAGTTCTTCGACGACGCCGAGGGGGTCGGGTACCCCGGCGGGCGGAGACACGCACACCCCGCGCCTGACGGCCTCGCCGAAGGACAGGTCCTCGGCGGCGACCTGGGCCAGGACCGCCGGGTCCATCTGCTTGATGTGCACGTAGCCGACACGCTCGCCGAACCGGCGGATCAGGTCGAGGTTGTCACCGCCGCCGTACGCGACGTGCCCGGTGTCCAGACACAGGTTCGTGTAGCGCCCGTCCGACTCGTTCAGCAGCCGCTCGATCTCCGGCTGTGTCTGGATGTGGCTGTCGGCGTGCGGGTGGAGGACGAGCCGTATGTCGTACTCGTCGAGCAGCAGTCTGCCGAGCCGGTCCGCGTTCTTGCCGAAGTCCGCCCATTGCGCGGCGGTCAGCTCTGGGGACTCGGTGAACTCGCCGGTCTTCTCGTCCCGGTACATCGGCGGGATGAGTACGAGGTGGTGGGCGCCCGCGGCCGCGGTCAGGGCGGCGACCTGCCGGACGTGCGCGAGCATCCCGTCCCAGGCCTCGGGGCGGTGCAGCGCGCCGAAGGCGGTGCCGCCGGAGACCTTGAGGCCGCGTACGGCCAGCTCTTCGGCCAGCACGGCCGGGTCGGTCGGGAGGTAGCCGTACGGTCCGAGCTCCAGCCATTCGTAGCCGGCTTGCGCCAGCTCGTCCAGGAAGCGGGTGTACGGGACCTGGTGCTCGTCGTCGGGGAACCAGACGCCCCAGGAATCGGGGGCGGAGCCGAGGCACAGGTTGCCCGCTGCGGTGCGGAGCGGGGACGGCGCCGTTGCCATGGTGTTCAGTCCTTCGGGGAGGGGACGGGGGGCGGTTTCCTGCTGGGGGCTTTCTCCGGGGGTGGTGCGGTGTTGTGGTGGTGCGCGGCTCAGCTGGAGGTGGGGAAGTCGAATCCCGCGGCGACCTTCTGCGCGGGCCGCGGCCAGCGGGTGGTCACGACCTTCGGGCGGGTGCAGAAGCGGACGCCCTCGGGGCCGTGGATCGGGGAGTCGCCGATGAGCGAGTCCTTCCAGCCGCCGAAGGAGTAGTACGACATCGGCACCGGAACCGGTACATTCACGCCGATCATGCCGACCTTGACGTTGCGCTGGAAGCGACGCGCCGCCTCGCCGGAGCCGGTGAACAGCGCGGTGCCGTTGCCGTACGGGTTGGCGTTGATCAGCTCGATCGCCTCGTCGAGCGTGCCGACGCGGACGACGGCGAGGACGGGCCCGAACAGCTCGTCCCGATACGCGTCCATCTCGGCCGTGACGTGATCGAGCAGCGACGGGCCGGTGAAGAAGCCGTCCTCATGGCCGTCGACCTTGAGTCCACGTCCGTCCACGACGACCGTGGCACCCTGCGCGGCGGCGGTGCCGACGGCGTTCTCGACGCGCTGCAGCGACGCCTTGGTGACCAGCGGGCCCATCTCGGTACCGGGCACGTCACCCGGGCCGACCCTGACCTCGCGGGCCTTGCGCTCCAGGGCGGCGACCAGGGCGTCGGCCGCTTCGCCGACCGCCACGGCGACCGACACGGCCATGCAGCGCTCACCGGCGGAGCCGTACGCGCCGGCCGTGATGTGGTTGGCGGCGAACTCCAGATCGGCGTCGGGCAGGACGACGGCGTGGTTCTTCGCGCCGCCGAGCGCCTGGACACGCTTGCCCGCCTTCGTGCCGGTCTCGTGCACGTACTTGGCGACCGGGGTCGAGCCGACGAAGGAGACCGCCTCGATGTCCCGGTGACCGAGGATCGCGTCGACCGCTTCCTTGCCGCCGTGCACGACGTTGAACACACCGTCCGGCAGCCCGGCCCTCCGGTAGAGCCCGGCCACGAAGTTGGCGGCCGACGGGTCGCGCTCGCTCGGCTTCAGGACGAACGTGTTGCCGGTGGCGATGGCGACCGGGTGCATCCACAGGGGCACCATCGCCGGAAAATTGAAGGGCGTGATGCCCGCGACGACACCGAGCGGCTGACGGAAATCGTGCACGTCGACGCCGCGCGACACCTGGTCGGAGAAGCTGCCCTTGAGGACGTCGCCGAGGCCGCACGCGAACTCGACGACCTCACGGCCGCGCACGATCTCGCCGCGCGCGTCGTCGACCGTCTTGCCGTGCTCGGCCGAGATGATCCGGCCCAGCTCCTCCTCGTGCTCCACGAGCAACTGCCGGAAGGCGAACATCACCTGGGTGCGCCGCGTGAGCGACGACTCCGACCAGGTCTCGAAGGCCCGGGAGGCGGCCACGACAGCGGCGTCCACGTCGGCGGCTGTGCCGAGCGCGACCCGCGTCTGCTCCTTCCCGGTGGCCGGATTGAACACCGGCGTGGTGCGGGTTTCCGCGCCGGCGGCCGGCGAGCCGTTGATCCAGTGCTCGATGGTCTTCACGTGAGGGTTCCTTTGCAGAGGTCCGGCGGGCTTACAGGTAGTGGCGTTGTGCGCGCTTGGCGGCGGCGTACGTCTCGTACGCCTCGCGCGTGGAGTCGAGGGCCGAGGTCTGGCTGACCGGCACGTCCCACCAGCCGTGCCCGGGCGGGTTCGGTCCGTACAGGTCGGTCTCGACGTGCACGACGGTGGTGCGGTGGGCGGCCTTCGCCTTCTTCATCGCGGTACGGAACTCGTCGACGGTGGCGGCGTGCAGGACGTCCGCGCCGAGCGAGGCGGCGTTGGCCGCCAGGTCGACGGGGAGCACGTCACCGTCGAGACATCCCGAATCACCGTTGCGGAAGCGGTACTTGGTGCCGAACCGCTGCGAACCCAGCGACTCCGACAGCGCGCCGATCGAGGCGAAGCCATGGTTCTGGACGAGGACGACGACGACCTTCAGCCCCTCGGAGACCATGGTCACGATCTCCTGAGCCATCATCAGGTACGAGCCGTCACCGACGAGGACCACGACCTCCCGCGTGGGATCGGCCATCTTCGCGCCGACACCGGCCGCGACCTCGTACCCCATGCAGGAGTACGCGTACTCCACGTGGTACGCCTTCGGGTCCCGCGCCCGCCACAGCTGCTGGAGGTCACCGGGCAGGGAACCGGCGGCGTTGATGACGACGTCGCGGTCGCCGAGCGTTTCGCCCAGCGCGCCGAGGATCTGCGTCTGGGCGGGCAGTTCACCGGTGTTCCGCCCCGGTGCGAAGCACTCCTCCTCCATCTCCCTCGTCCGGGCGACGAGTGCGCGGGTGCGCTCGCGGTACTCCTGGGAGACCTCCCAGCCGGTGAGGGCTTCCGTGAGGGCCTCGATGCCGAGCCGGGCGTCGGCGACCAGTGGCTCCGCCGAGTGCTTCACCGCGTCCAGACGGGCAACGTTGAGGTTGACGAACGAGACGTCCGGATTGCCGAAGACCGTGTGGCTCGCGGTGGTGAAGTCGGAGTACCGGGTGCCGACACCGAGGACGACATCCGCGTCCTTCGCCAGCTCGTTGGCCGCGTACGACCCGGTCGACCCGATGCCGCCCACCGCGCACGGGTGGTCCCACGGCACCGCACCCTTGCCGGCGTGCGTGTCCGCGACCGGGATGCCCGTGGCTTCGGCGAAGGTGCGCAGCCGGCTCTCGGCGCCGGAGTAGACGGCTCCGCCGCCGGCGACGATCAGCGGCCTCCTGGCGTCGCGCAGAAGAGCGGCGGCCCTTCGCACGGCCGCTTCCTCCGGCACCGGGCGGCCCACATGCCAGACCCGGCGCCGGAAGAAGGCGACCGGCCAGTCGTACGCCTCCGCCTGCACGTCCTGCGGCAGCGCGAGCGTGACGGCGCCGGTCTCGACCGGATCGGTCAGCACCCGCATCGCGGCCAGCGCCGCCGGGATCAGCTGCTCGGGCCGGGAGATCCGGTCGAAGTACTTCGACACGGCCCTGAAGGCGTCGTTGACCGTCACGTCGCCGCCGCGGGTGTCCTCCAGCTGCTGGAGGACCGGGTCGGCCGCCCGTGTCGCGAACATGTCGCTCGGGAGGAGAAGCACCGGAAGCCGGTTGGTGGTGGCGAGCGCCGCGCCCGTGATCATGTTCGTCGAACCGGGCCCGGTCGAGGCGGTACAGGCGAAGGCGGCGAGCCGGTCGCGCATCTTCGCGTACGCCACCGCCGCGTGCACCATGCCCTGCTCGTTGCGGGCCAGGTAGTAGGGGAGGTCGGCCTCGCGCGTGACGGCGGCCTGGAGGAGTGCCTGCCCGATGCCCGCGACATTGCCGTGCCCGAAGATGCCCCAGGTGCCGGGGATCAGCCGCTGCTCCTGGCCGTCGCGCTCGCTGTACTGGTTCGCCAGGAAGCGGACGAGGGCCTGGGCGGTGGTGAGTCGTACGGTCGTCCCGGTCATCGGTCGTCCTCCTGTCCCGCCGCTGCTCCGAACGGGAGCCGGGGGTCGCTCTCCTGGGAGTCCCACGTCGTACGCACCCATCCGTGGGCCGGGTCGTCGCAGATCAGCCATGCGCGGTCCTGGCCGGGGCCCGCCATGACGTTGAGGTAGTAGAGGTCGTAGCCCGGCGCGGCGACCGACGGGCCGTGCCAGCCGTGCGGGATCAGCACGGCGTCACCGGAGCGGACCTCGGCGAGGACGTCGATGGGCCGGTCCGCCGTGCCGTACACGCGCTGGTAGCCGAAGCCGTTCTCGCCCCGGACCTCGAAGTAGTAGATCTCTTCGAGCTCACTCTCGACCGGGTTGCCGTCCGCGTCGGTCAGTGCCTCGTCGTGCTTGTGCGGGGGGTACGACGACCAGTTGCCACCTGGCGTGAGCACCTCGCAGACCAGCAGCTGGTCGGCGTCGAAGGTGCCGGGGAGGCAGTAGTTGTTGACCTGGCGGGAGCAGGTGCCGGCGCCGCGCAGCTCGACCGGCACGTCCTCCTTGCGCCCGTACCGAACGGTCAGGGTCCGCTCGGTACGGGCGGAGGGCAGTGCGAACGTCCCGCCGGACGCGCTGCTGAGGAGCGCCTCCGACTCGCGCGGCAGGTACGCGAAGTCGGTGGCGGAGTCGAACACGCCGGTGCGGCCTTCGAGTTCGAGGACCCGGTCGTCGACGGTGACGGTGCAGCCGCCGCGCAGCGGCAGAACCAGGAACTCGCGGTCGCCGGTGGAGAGGGCGTGGGCCTCGCCCGGTGCCAGGGTGAGGATGTGCAGGCCGGCGTGTTCCCAGCCCGCGGATCCGGGGCTGACGGCGAGGTCGTAGGAACCTTCGGCGGCCGTGCCGGCCGGCAGGTGGTACGTGCTCACAGCAGGCTCACCGCCCGGTCCACGGCACCGGCGACGTCGCCGTCCGAGGGGTAGAGCAGGGAGCGGCCGACGGTCAGGCCCTGCGCGGTCGGGAGCTTGAGCGCCTTGCCCCAGGACGCGAACGCGGCTTCCGCGTCCCTCACCTCGCCGCCGAGCAGCAGCGCGGGCAGCGTCGAGGAGGCGAGGACGCGCTCCATGCCGTCGACGACGGGCAGCTTCAGCCAGGTGTAGGCGGTGCGCCGGCCGAGTCCCGAGGCGATGGTGACCGACCTGATGACGGCGTCGGGGGAGAGGTCGTTGCAGATCCTCCCGTCCTGCCACCGGGACAGAAAGGGCTCGACCATCGCGATGAGCCGACGGTCGTTGAGGTCGTCGACGGCGCGGGCGGTGTTCTCCAGCACGGACGGGGTCGCCGGGTCGTCGAGCGCGATGCGGGTGAGCATCTTGCCGCCGTCGAAGCCCATCGCGGCGATCGTCTCGGCGTCGTACCCGGTGAACCGGTCGTCGACCTCGAACACGGAACCGGCGAGCCCGGCCCGGTTCATGGAGCCGAAGACGCTCTTGCCGTCGAGGACGCCGAGGAGAAGCAGGTCCTCGAGGATGTCGGCGGTGGCCAGGACGCCTGTGACCCCTGGCCGCTCCAGCGCGACGCACATGCGGTCGAGCAGTTCGAAGCGGTCGGCCATGGCGGACGGGTCGGAGCCCACGGCGTTGGCGCCGCGCGCCGGATGGTCGGCGGCGATGATCATCGCCCTGCCGTGCTCGCCGAACGGTGAGGAGGCCTTCACCCGCCGGGCGGCCGCCGCCGCGATGGCACCCGGGTCGTTGACCCTGGTATCCACGATCCGGCTCACTTTGTCGGACAGCACGGTCACACCTCTCGGTTCGGTTCGGCGCAGTCGATGCGGCTCATGTCGGTCACGCCGTTCATGTCCTTCATGTCGTTCACGTCGTGGGTGTCGTTCGTGCCGTACGGGGCGGCTTCGTCGTCATCGGAGCCCGCCCGGCTCGGCCCCCCTCGTGGGGCGCGGAACCGGGGGCGCGTGGCCCGCCGCCTCGCGGAGCTTGGCTTCCACCTCGGCCCCGGTCGGCATCGCCTCGGAGCATGCGAGCCGCCCGGCGACCAGGGCGCCCGCGGCGTTGGCGAAGGAGACGGTCCGCTCGGTGTCCCAGCCGGACAGCAGGCCGTGGCAGAGCGCGCCGCCGAACGCGTCACCGGCGCCGAGCCCGTTCACGACGTCGACCGGGACCGGCGGGATCTCGGCGGTGGAGCCGTCGCGGTCCATGGCGAGCACGCCTTTGGGTCCCTGCTTCACCACGGCGAGTGCGACCCCCGCCGCGAGCAGCGCCTCGGCAGCGGCGTACGGCTCCCGTTCGCCGGTCGCCACCTCGCACTCGTCGAGGTTGCCGACGGCGACGGTCGTGTGGCGGAGGGTTTCGGCGTAGTATGCACGCGCCTTTGCCGGGTCGCGCCAGAACATCGGCCGCCAGTCGAGGTCGAAGACGGTGGTGGAGGACGCGGCCCGGTGACGCAGGGCCGCGAGGGTCGCTGCGCGGCTCGGCTCCTCGCTCAGACCGGTGCCGGTGACCCAGAGGATCCGGGCGGTTCCGATGGCGTCGAAGTCCAGCTCGTCGGGACGTATGTCGAGGTCAGGAGCTTTTGGAAGCCGGTAGAAGTAGAGCGGGAAGTCGTCCGGCGGGAAGATCTCGCAGAACGTGACCGGCGTCGGCGCGATGTCCGACGTCCCGACGAAACGGCTGTCGACCCCGTAGCCGTCCAGGGCTGTGCGTACGAAGTGCCCGAAGGGGTCGGCGCCGGTCTTGGTGATGACGGCGGCGCTGTGCCCGTGGCGGGCGGCCGCGACGGCCACGTTGGTGGGGCTGCCGCCGAGGTACTTGCCGAACGAGGTGACGTCCGCCAGCCCCACGCCCGTCCGGAGCGGGTAGACGTCCACTCCTGCGCGGCCCATGGTCAACACATCGAACGACATCGCGGTGTTTGTCCCTTCGCTCCGGAGACTCCGGGGATTTCTCGGGTGATCCCTGAGGGATGGCGAGTTGCTGGCACGCTCTACTAGCGCGCTCTAGTGGGAGTACGATGGCCTCCGTTCAAATGTCATGTCAATAGGTTGTTGCCACGGGATTTCGTGAGTGGCGGGCCGAGCCCGGGGGAGACCGGCGCACGGGTGCCGACCGGCGGGTTGTTGCGGGAGGATGGATGTACAGGTGGATGTAGCGGGCAAGCAACGGCCCACCATGTCGGACGTGGCAGCGAAGGCGGGGGTGTCCCGGGCGCTGGTGTCGATCGTCTTCCGCAACCAGCCGGGAGCGAGCCAGGAGACCCGCGAGCGGGTCCTGCGCGTCGCCGACGAGATCGGCTATCGACCCGACAGCGCGGCCCGTCTCCTGGCCCGGGGCCGAAGCCGCACCCTCGGCGTCATGCTCACCGTCCACCAGACCTTCCAGGCGGACCTCGTCGAAGGCATCTACCCCGAGGCCGAGCGCCTCGGCTACGACGTTCTGCTTTCCGCCAACGCTCCCGGACGCGACGAGGCCAAGTCCGTCGAGGCCCTGCTCAGTCACCGCTGCGGCGCCCTGATCCTGCTGGGCTCCGGCTCCCAGATCGCCGAACTCGACGCACTGGGCCGGCGCACCGTCGCCGTCTCCGTCGGCCGGCGTGTGCCGGGCGCCCACGTCGACAGCGTCCACACCGCAGAGGGCAAAGGTGTGCGCCAGGCCATGGACCACCTCGTCGAACTGGGCCACCGCCGCATCGTCCACGTCGACGGCGGCCGCGGCCCGGGATCGGCGGAACGCCGCCGCGCGTACCGCGCCGCGATGCGCCGCCACGGCCTCGAGCCGGAGATCCGTGTGATCCCCGGCGACCACACGGAGGAATCGGGCATCGAGGCGGGCCGCCTGCTCGTGGCGGAGCGCGACCGCGGGCAGCCCCTGCCGACAGCGGTCCTCGCGGGCAACGACCGTTGTGCCATGGGTCTGCTGATCACCTTCGCCAGGGCCGGGGTGGAGGTGCCCGGCGAGGTCTCGGTCGTCGGCTACGACGACAGCCACCTTTCCCACCTCATGCCCATCGGCCTGACGACTGTCCGTCAGGACGCGGTGCTCCTCGCCGAGTACGCGGTGCGATTCGCCGTGGAACGCCTGGAGAACGAGGAGCTGGAACCCCGGGAGGCGGTGCTGGATCCGAAGCTGGTGGTACGGGGCACCAGCGGGCCGTGCCGGGAGCGGTGAGCGGGGCCCCTTCCGCCGGCAGGCAGGGGCGAGGGCCCGCTGACCGGGTGCCAGGGCCGGCGCACCGTCGTGCACAGCCGGCTGCGCTGCCTGCTCGGGCCGCAGCCGGCCGTCCCGCCGCGCCGCCCTCCCCAGTGCCGCCCCCGGGCCTGCCTCCCCGGGCCTGCCTCCCCGGGCCTGCCTCCCTGGGCCTGCCTCCCTGGGCCTGGCTCCACGCGCCTGCCTCCCCGGGCCGCCCGCGGCCCGCGGCGGGTCATCGGCGAGCGCCTGAGAGAATGGAGTCGTACAGCCCGTGCTTGCTGCTGAGGAGGTCGCCATGGCAGTCGAGCCCGATCACCCCGCACGCTCCGCGGTCGGATCCGTCCGGATCGCAGAGTCCGACGAGCGGCACGCCGTACTGGCTTTCTCGGGCGTCCTGGATGCACACGTACTGCGAGAACTCGAGGAACGACTCCTCGACCCACATCTGCGACAGGCCCGCACCTGGGTGCTCGAGATGAGCGGGCTCGAGCGGATCGACCTCGCGTGCGCCTACGGCCTGCTCCGCGCCGTGACCGTTGAATCCGCGCCGACCACCGTCACCGTCCGCGGTGCCCGTCGTGGCGTGGTGCGGACCCTGCGGCACGTGGGGCTCGACGCGGTGGCGACGATCGAGACCTGACCGTCGACGGTGAGCGGCCCGTGCGCACCGGATCGCCCAGCGGCGCACCGGTTGCGACCACGACGGAAGGCGACATTTCCGCTACGGGCCCTCCACGGGCATGCGCCGGGCGCCGGCATGCGGCCGGCCGGCGGACTCCTCGTTCCGCAACCCTCTGCCAAGCAGGCCCGTGTCGGGTAAGTTCCCTCTGTGCACGGCGAGTTGATCTCATGTTGCACGGCCGGCAGGGGGAGGCGGGGGAGCGCCATGGGCGGGAGACTGTACGGTCAGCAGGCGCTGCAGGAGAGCTTCGTCCCCCGGCTGGTGGGACTGCACCACAAGCACGGGCACCACGTCCCCTTCGCGTATCCCAAGGGCGCGCCGGTGGTGCGGATCGTCGGCGGACGCGGGAGCGGCAAGACCGCGCTGCTGGGGGCCGTCCACGACGCGTACAACGGGCGGGTGCCGCTCGCGCGGCTCGACCTCGGTGCTCCCGGATTCGGCGAGCCCGGCGTCGCCGACGGCGGCGACGACGTCCCGAACGCCTCCCGCATCACCCACCTGCTGTATCTCCTCGCCTACAAACTGGGCCTCGACGTACGCCACTTCGGCAGGCCGATGGCCTTTCCGCGGCTGTCGCTCGGCCTCCTCGTCGTCACCGCCTGGCGCCCTCTGAACAACGACGGGACCGGTGAACGGAACCGCGGCAGGCCCGGTGACCGGGCCGATGTGCGGCCGCCCGACCTGCGCCGGGCCGAGGCCGATCTGCGCACCCTCATCACTGCCGAGGACCCCGACGTACGCCGCCGCAGGGAGAGCCTCGGTCGCTGGTTCGACGTCGTCACCGACAACCTCCCGCAGGTCCTGTCCGCCGTCCCCGGCCTGGACACGATCGCCGGGATCGTCCTCGACACCGCCCGGGCGCAGCTCGTCAAGAGCGAACCGGACAAGGGCGCGCTCGCCTGGTGGGGCGGACGGCTGCACCGCTCCCAGGGCTACCAGGGCGACTCGCTGCAACGGCTCTTCCAGTTCGTCCGCGGCTTCCGCAGGCTCGACGACCGCAGACGCACCGCCGAGGAACATCTCGTCGCCGCCCTCCTCGACGACATCGACGCCAATTACGGCACACTGCGCAGGCTCAACAAGAAGCCCCGGCCGCTGCTGCTCCTCGACAACGCCCACGCCGACGTCGGACCCGCCTTCCTCGACCTGCTCGACGCCGGACACGGCGCCCCGGGCAGGGACCCGACGCGTCCCGTGACCCTGGCCACCCTGCTCGGCAGGGGCCACCGGCACCCACCGCTGAGCGACGTCGGCGGCGACGCCGTACCCCGGGCGCGGCCCCTGGTGCTGCGTATCCCCGAGATCGAGCCGGCCCACATCGCGGAGATGCTCAGCCCCGTCGACTACCCCGAGCATCTGCCCCGCGTCGTCGCCCGCTACAGCGGCGGCCGCGCGGCGAGCGCCCGTGTCCTCGCGGACGCGGCCGTGCACCGCGTCCAGGAAGCGGGCACCGTACGCAGCGGCGAGCTCCTCGACGAGGCCGTACCCGCGCTCCTCGCCAAACTGCTGCCGGACACCGTGATGCGGGAGCGCCTGGTGCTGCTGTCCGCCGCGGCCGACGCGGGCACCCGGCGCGGGCTGTGGACCTTCGCCCACCCCGAGGACCACTCCGAGGACATGGTCGCCGCGCGAGTCCGTGAGGCGGACGAGTACCGCAAGCGCTCCTGCCTCGACGGCGACCGTGCCCTCGATCTGCTGCTCCGGCACCGGCTGGCCACCGTCACCACCCACGACCGCTGGCGCGACACCCAACTGCGGCTGCGCTCCCTGTGCGACCCGCGCGGCGACACGTATCTGCACCACACGCTCGCCCTGGGCCGGGTCGAGGAGGTGGTGTGCGTCCTGCACCACCGGTACACCGTCGCCCCGCCCGCCGAGTGGCTGACCGCCCTCAACCAGATCTGCGCCGCCCCCCACCCACGCGACGGCTACGAGCCCCCGGCGGGGAGCCCCACCCTCTCGTGCACGGCCTGCGGCAGCGACGTCCCCGGCCCCCACCACGAGGC
This genomic interval carries:
- the iolC gene encoding 5-dehydro-2-deoxygluconokinase produces the protein MSFDVLTMGRAGVDVYPLRTGVGLADVTSFGKYLGGSPTNVAVAAARHGHSAAVITKTGADPFGHFVRTALDGYGVDSRFVGTSDIAPTPVTFCEIFPPDDFPLYFYRLPKAPDLDIRPDELDFDAIGTARILWVTGTGLSEEPSRAATLAALRHRAASSTTVFDLDWRPMFWRDPAKARAYYAETLRHTTVAVGNLDECEVATGEREPYAAAEALLAAGVALAVVKQGPKGVLAMDRDGSTAEIPPVPVDVVNGLGAGDAFGGALCHGLLSGWDTERTVSFANAAGALVAGRLACSEAMPTGAEVEAKLREAAGHAPPVPRPTRGAEPGGLR
- a CDS encoding LacI family DNA-binding transcriptional regulator: MSDVAAKAGVSRALVSIVFRNQPGASQETRERVLRVADEIGYRPDSAARLLARGRSRTLGVMLTVHQTFQADLVEGIYPEAERLGYDVLLSANAPGRDEAKSVEALLSHRCGALILLGSGSQIAELDALGRRTVAVSVGRRVPGAHVDSVHTAEGKGVRQAMDHLVELGHRRIVHVDGGRGPGSAERRRAYRAAMRRHGLEPEIRVIPGDHTEESGIEAGRLLVAERDRGQPLPTAVLAGNDRCAMGLLITFARAGVEVPGEVSVVGYDDSHLSHLMPIGLTTVRQDAVLLAEYAVRFAVERLENEELEPREAVLDPKLVVRGTSGPCRER
- a CDS encoding STAS domain-containing protein; translation: MAVEPDHPARSAVGSVRIAESDERHAVLAFSGVLDAHVLRELEERLLDPHLRQARTWVLEMSGLERIDLACAYGLLRAVTVESAPTTVTVRGARRGVVRTLRHVGLDAVATIET